The genomic interval GGGCTGGCGTACCACAGGTCGATCAAGATTTTCAGGATGCGCGAGTTGAGCGGGATGTCCGCGCCGACAGGACCGTCCGCCGGGAAGCCGGACCCGTCGTAACCCCGGCCCGAATAGTAGAGGACATCCGCCACCTTATCGAGCTGGGGAATGTTCTTCAGCAGATCCCGGCTCTGTTCCGGCGCGCGGGCGAGCAGTTCGCGCTGGGGATCCGTCAGGGTCTTCGCCGAGCGGTAGCGGGCGAGGATCTCTCGCGGCAGCAGCGCCTCGCCGAGCGGCGACAGCATCACCGCCATCTCAAGTTCCCAGGTCTTCTTCATGTCCATGGCCCGGGCGACCTTGAGGGCCTGGGTGCGCAGCACGGACGTCTTGCGGAACGCGTCCGCATGAAACAGCGACAGCATCTCGATCATCAGCTTCACCGAGCCGGCCAGCGTCTTCTCGAGCAGGTTGCGTTCCTTGACGATGCGGCGGTGGTAGGCGACGGCCGAGCGCAAGGCCATCTCGGCCTCCTCGACGGCGACCGGCTTGCGCAGATGCAGGTAGACGTTGGCCGCGCTCAGGGCCTTCATGATCTCGTCCGACGAATGAGCATCGGACAGCAGGATACGGGCGGCGTTGGGCGCCGCTTCCTGGACAGCGCGCAGCAAGGCGCCACCGGGCATGTCCGGGATGTTGAAGCACGAGACGACCACGGCGGCCATTGGATTGAGCTTCAGCCAGGCCAGCGCGCCGGCGGCCGTGCGCTCGGTGCGGATGTGGTACTTCTTCCCGAGCAGGGTCTGGAACCCTGACAGGACCTTGACGTCGTCGTCGACGACCAGGATCTGCGGCAAAGCCTCCTGCATGGCGACACTCCCTGACGGAAGACCGGCGGATGCCTGTCCCCCCTCCTCGACGGCTGCGTTCCGGATCAATCGACGCGCCGTTCCATGACGTCAAGGAATCTAACAACCCAAAGTGCTAATAAAATATTTTCGGGCAGGATTTGCTATCGTTAAACTTATTCACCGCCAGACCCTCCCTGTAAAAATTGATTAGAATCTTGCCGTTTCGCTCTCCAGAACGCCCGTTCTGCCTCTGCGAGAACCGTGGCTCCACCCTATCGACACAGCCCGGCTTGGGGTATGCAGGCGCCTCGAGCGAAGGAGTCCCAACGAAGGAGACGTCATGTCCGCGGCGACGCCCGATGTCCTCATTGCCGGCGCCGGACCGGCCGGCCTGATCGCGGCCGACAGGTTGTCGGAACTCGGCCTCGCCGTCGAGATCCGCGACCGCATGCCGTCGCCGGCCCGCAAGTTCCTGCTGGCCGGGCGCGGCGGCCTCAACCTGACGCATTCCGAACCCCTCGACGTCTTTCTCGGCCGCTACCGCGAGGCGGCTCCGACGCTCGAGCCGGCGATCCGCGCCTTCGACCCCGACGCGCTGCGGGCCTGGTGCGCCGGGCTCGGTCAGGAGACCTTCGTCGGCTCAAGCGGGCGGGTGTTTCCGGTCGCGATGAAGACGTCACCGCTCCTGCGCGCCCTGCTCGGGCGTCTCGCGTCGCGGGGCATCGTGCTGCACCCCCGGCAGACCTGGGCCGGCTTTGCCGACGACGGGCGCAGCCGGTTCCGCGCGGCGGATGGCGCGGAGACGCTGGTTGCCGCCCGCGCGACGTTGCTCGCCTTCGGCGGCGCCAGTTGGCCCCGACTCGGGGCGACCGGCGACTGGGCGCCGGCGCTGCAGGCGCGGGGCGTCTGCGTGCGTCCGTTCGTGCCGTCGAACTGCGGCTTTGCGGTCGGCTGGAGCCGGGTGTTCCGAGAGCGGTTCGCCGGGACGCCGCTGAAGCGGCTGGCGGCCAGCCACGACGGAGAGCGCATCAGGGGCGAGGCCGTGGTGACGGAGGCGGGGATCGAGGGCGGCGCGGTCTATGCCTTGTCGGCGCCACTCAGGCGGACGCTTCAGGCCGAGGGCGAAGCCCGGCTGGTCCTCGACCTCAGGCCGGACCTGGCCCCGGAGGCGCTGACCGCGCGGCTCGCCAGACCGCGGGGCAAGCAGTCGCTATCGACCTTCCTGCGCAAGGCGGCGGGGTTGAACCCGGTCGAGGTGGCGCTGCTGCGCGAAGCCGGACCGGTCCCGGACGATCCTGCCGCACTCGCGGACCGGATCAAGGGCGTCACGCTGCGCCTCGTCGGCGCGGCGCCGATCGAGCGGGCGATCTCTTCGGCCGGCGGCGTCGCGCTCGACGAGATCGACGCGCAGTTCATGCTGAGGAAGCTGCCGGGCGTGTTCGTCGCCGGCGAGATGCTGGACTGGGAAGCGCCGACCGGCGGCTACCTCCTGCAGGCCTGTTTCGCCACGGGGCGGGCGGCCGCCGAGGGCATCGCCGGCTTTCTCGCGCACCGGAAACAAGGTTGGGCGGAAAGGGGCGCGCGATGACCGTGCTCTATGTCGACGCCGACGCCTGCCCGGTGAAGGACGAGGCCGTGCGCGTCGGCGAGCGGCACAAGGTGCCGATCCATTTCGTCAGCAACAGCTGGATGCGGTTGCCGGAAAGCGAATTCGTCACGCGGGTGATCGTCTCCGACGGGCCGGACGCCGCCGACGACTGGATTGCAGAGCGGGTCGGCCGGGGCGACGTCGTGGTGACCGCCGACGTGCCGCTGGCCGCACGCTGCGTCAAGGCCGGGGCGCTTGTGGTCGGCCCGACCGGCAAGCCGTTCCGCGAGGACGGCATCGGCATGGCTCTGGCCATGCGCGATCTGAAAACGCGGCTGCGCGAAGCCGGCGCGATCCGCGAGGGCGGCCCCGCCTTCACCCGTGCCGACCGATCGAAGTTCCTCGGCACGCTGGAGACGACGCTGCGCGCCGCCAGGCGCCAAGCCCCGCCGGCACCTGGGCCAAGCACGAACCCGGGCACGAACCCGGGCACGAACCCGGGCACGGGAAAGCCCCCGGAGGGCTGACCCGCCGGGGGCTTTCCGAAACCGGCCACGGCGCCTGCCGTCAGCGGCAGAAGACATGGCGACCGGAATAAGACACGAAGTAGCCGGTGCGCGGGTTGAACGACCGATAGCGCGACGAGCAGTAGCTGTACCATTCGGATGTCCAGGGCGCGGGACGGTAGTAGACCGGCCTAGGAGCCGGATAGGCCGGCGCCGGCGCATAGTAGCGCGGAGCGGTCAGGGCCGAGCCGATCAGCGCGCCGGCGACGAGCCCGCCGGCGACGGCGGCACCGGTCCCCCAGTGATGATGGCGGTGACCGGCCTGGGCATCGCCGGCGCCGGCGGAGATCAGCACGCCGGCGGTCAGAGCGGCAGCGGCGGCGGTCCTGGTGACTGTGTTCAACATCGCTTCGGTTCCTTCTCTGCAGGGTTTGCTTGCGCCCGGTTGCGGATGGACGGTCCGTCATTCCATGCAAGCACCCTAGGCGAACCGGCGCCCGGGCGATGTGACCGCCGTCACGCAATGGCCACTTTGGCCGGCACGACGCGGCGCGGAGGGCAACGCCGGAAACGACGCGAAAAAAGCGAAACTGTCATTTGACATGAATCCTGATTCAGGTTTCATATGTTGGCAGTCCGGCCGCGCGCCAGCCACCCGGGAGCGCGGACGCGCCCCCTCGGCGCGATCGGCCGGCAGTCGGGAGGACGAAGTCAATGATGCCAGTTTCGAGACGGCTCGCCGCGGCGAGCCTCGCCTGTTTCGTCGGTCTTGCCGGCGCCGCTTCGGCTGAGGACATCCGGATCGCCCATGTCTATGGCAAGACCGGCGCGCTGGAGGCCTATGCCAAGCAGTCGCACATCGGCCTGATGATGGGCCTGGAATACGCCACCGGCGGCACGATGGAGATCGACGGCCGCAAGATCGTAGTGATCGAGAAGGACACCCAGCTCAAGCCCGACATCGGCAAGGCGGCGCTGGCGGAGGCCTATGGCGACGACGACGCGCATATCGCGGTCGGACCGGTGTCGTCGGGCGTGGCGCTGGCCATGCTGCCGGTGGCGGAGGAATACGGCCGGATCCTGCTGGTCGAGCCGGCGGTGGCTGACAGCATCACCGGCGAGAACTGGAACCGCTACATCTTCCGCACCGGGCGCAACTCGTCGCAGGACGCGATCGCCAACGCGGTGGCGCTGGGCGCACAGGGCGTCACCATCGCCACACTGGCGCAGGACTATGCCTTCGGCCGCGACGGCGTCGCGGCCTTTCGCGACGCGCTGAAGGACACCGGCGCCACGCTCGCCTTCGAGGAATACGCGCCAACCGACGCGCAGGATTTCACTGCCTCGGCGCAGCGCATCTTCGACGCGCTGAAAGACAAGCCGGGCCGCAAGTTCCTGTTCGTCATCTGGGCCGGCGCCAACAACCCGATCGGCAAGATCAAGGCGATGGAGCCGGAGCGCTTCGGCATCGAGATCGCCAGCGGCGGCAACATCCTGGCCGCCATGCAGGCCTACAAGGCCCTGCCGGGCATGGAAGGGGCGACCTACTATTATTACGAGATCCCGCAGAACCCGATCAACGATTGGCTGGTGAGCGAACACAAGAAGCGCCACAATTCGCCGCCCGACTTCTTCACCGCCGGCGGCATGAGCGCGGGCATCGCGATCGTCGAAGCGATCCGGAAGGCCGGCTCGACCGACACCGACGCCCTGATCGCGGCGATGGAAGGCATGGAATTCGAGACGCCGAAGGGCAAGATGGTGTTCCGTCCCGAGGACCATCAGGCACTGCAGTCGATGTACCACTTCAAGATCCGGGTCGATCCGGAGGTGGATTGGGGCGTCCCGGAACTCGTCCGCGAGCTCAAGATCGAGGACATGACGATCCCGATCAAGACGAAGCAGTAAGGTAGGGCCTGCTCGGACCGGGGCATCCGATCCGCACGGGGCGGCGCTCCCCTGCCGCCGTCCCGTCCACGGCGCCCGCGCGAATTTCTCCCGCCGCCGCGACCCGACGGCTCCCCGCGCGGAGCGGACCGGGACGGGGCGGGAACCGGCTCGACCCTCGCGGGCATGGCGCGCGATGCCATGACAAGACCCTTCGACACGGCCCATTCGATACGGAACGACCAGTGGCGAGCGAACATCCCATCCTGGAGACCCGCGACCTGAGCATCCGCTTCGGCGGCCATGTCGCCGTGGATCACGTCAGCTGCGCCTTCGCGCGCGGCACGCTGACCGCCATCGTCGGTCCGAACGGGGCCGGCAAGACGACCTATTTCAACCTGATCTCGGGGCAGCTGCGGCCGACCGACGGGCGGGTGTTCCTGAACGGCGAGGACGTGACGCGGACCTCGGTGGCGGAGCGCACGGACCGCGGCATCGGTCGGGCGTTCCAGTTGACCAACCTGTTCCCCTCGCTGAGCGTGCGCGAGAACGTGCGCCTGGTCGCGCAGGCCAAGGCGCGCAAGGGCTTCGACCTGTTCTCCATGGCGGACAGCCACATCGAGCTGATCGAGCGGGCCGAGCACGTGCTGGCCGAGGTGCGGCTGCTCGACGTCGCCGACCAAAAGGTCAGCGTGCTGCCGCACGGCGACCAGCGCAAGCTGGAGGTGGCGCTGCTGATCGCGCTCGGACCGCAGGTGCTGATGTTCGACGAGCCGACGGCGGGCATGAGCGTCGACGAGGTGCCGGTGATCCTGGACCTGATCCGGCAGTTGAAGCGGGATTTCGACCGCACCATCCTGCTGGTCGAGCACAAGATGGACGTCATCCGCTCGCTGGCCGACCGGATCATCGTGCTGCACAACGGCGCCCTGGTCGCCGACGGCGAGCCGGCCGCAGTGATCAACTCGCCGATCGTCCAGGAAGCCTACCTCGGCCGCACGCCGGAGGAGACCACGCATGGCTGAACCGCTGCTGAGCCTCGAAGGGGTGCACACCCACATCGGGCCCTACCACATCCTGCAGGGCGTGGATCTTGCGGTCCCCACCGGCGGCGTGTCGGTGCTGCTCGGCCGCAACGGCGCCGGCAAGACCACGACGCTGCGCACGATCATGGGGTTATGGACGGCGAGCAAGGGCTCGATCCGCTTCCAGGGCCGCGACATCACCGCGCTGGAGACGCCGGCGATCGCACGCGCGGGCATCGCCTACGTACCGGAGACCATGGGC from Polymorphum gilvum SL003B-26A1 carries:
- a CDS encoding HD domain-containing phosphohydrolase, whose translation is MQEALPQILVVDDDVKVLSGFQTLLGKKYHIRTERTAAGALAWLKLNPMAAVVVSCFNIPDMPGGALLRAVQEAAPNAARILLSDAHSSDEIMKALSAANVYLHLRKPVAVEEAEMALRSAVAYHRRIVKERNLLEKTLAGSVKLMIEMLSLFHADAFRKTSVLRTQALKVARAMDMKKTWELEMAVMLSPLGEALLPREILARYRSAKTLTDPQRELLARAPEQSRDLLKNIPQLDKVADVLYYSGRGYDGSGFPADGPVGADIPLNSRILKILIDLWYASPDTGVDLAAFEALNINRRQYDPALLTLVRECLLEDAEARDRERIVACHIRALHSGDVLVDDILTEGSHELVLSRGHQLTLTTIKRLAQFDRISGLRQPIRVRRREEIPAERVTIPA
- a CDS encoding TIGR03862 family flavoprotein yields the protein MSAATPDVLIAGAGPAGLIAADRLSELGLAVEIRDRMPSPARKFLLAGRGGLNLTHSEPLDVFLGRYREAAPTLEPAIRAFDPDALRAWCAGLGQETFVGSSGRVFPVAMKTSPLLRALLGRLASRGIVLHPRQTWAGFADDGRSRFRAADGAETLVAARATLLAFGGASWPRLGATGDWAPALQARGVCVRPFVPSNCGFAVGWSRVFRERFAGTPLKRLAASHDGERIRGEAVVTEAGIEGGAVYALSAPLRRTLQAEGEARLVLDLRPDLAPEALTARLARPRGKQSLSTFLRKAAGLNPVEVALLREAGPVPDDPAALADRIKGVTLRLVGAAPIERAISSAGGVALDEIDAQFMLRKLPGVFVAGEMLDWEAPTGGYLLQACFATGRAAAEGIAGFLAHRKQGWAERGAR
- a CDS encoding YaiI/YqxD family protein, with product MTVLYVDADACPVKDEAVRVGERHKVPIHFVSNSWMRLPESEFVTRVIVSDGPDAADDWIAERVGRGDVVVTADVPLAARCVKAGALVVGPTGKPFREDGIGMALAMRDLKTRLREAGAIREGGPAFTRADRSKFLGTLETTLRAARRQAPPAPGPSTNPGTNPGTNPGTGKPPEG
- a CDS encoding BA14K family protein; translation: MLNTVTRTAAAAALTAGVLISAGAGDAQAGHRHHHWGTGAAVAGGLVAGALIGSALTAPRYYAPAPAYPAPRPVYYRPAPWTSEWYSYCSSRYRSFNPRTGYFVSYSGRHVFCR
- a CDS encoding substrate-binding domain-containing protein, translated to MMPVSRRLAAASLACFVGLAGAASAEDIRIAHVYGKTGALEAYAKQSHIGLMMGLEYATGGTMEIDGRKIVVIEKDTQLKPDIGKAALAEAYGDDDAHIAVGPVSSGVALAMLPVAEEYGRILLVEPAVADSITGENWNRYIFRTGRNSSQDAIANAVALGAQGVTIATLAQDYAFGRDGVAAFRDALKDTGATLAFEEYAPTDAQDFTASAQRIFDALKDKPGRKFLFVIWAGANNPIGKIKAMEPERFGIEIASGGNILAAMQAYKALPGMEGATYYYYEIPQNPINDWLVSEHKKRHNSPPDFFTAGGMSAGIAIVEAIRKAGSTDTDALIAAMEGMEFETPKGKMVFRPEDHQALQSMYHFKIRVDPEVDWGVPELVRELKIEDMTIPIKTKQ
- a CDS encoding ABC transporter ATP-binding protein, giving the protein MASEHPILETRDLSIRFGGHVAVDHVSCAFARGTLTAIVGPNGAGKTTYFNLISGQLRPTDGRVFLNGEDVTRTSVAERTDRGIGRAFQLTNLFPSLSVRENVRLVAQAKARKGFDLFSMADSHIELIERAEHVLAEVRLLDVADQKVSVLPHGDQRKLEVALLIALGPQVLMFDEPTAGMSVDEVPVILDLIRQLKRDFDRTILLVEHKMDVIRSLADRIIVLHNGALVADGEPAAVINSPIVQEAYLGRTPEETTHG